In one window of Musa acuminata AAA Group cultivar baxijiao chromosome BXJ3-2, Cavendish_Baxijiao_AAA, whole genome shotgun sequence DNA:
- the LOC135585546 gene encoding polyadenylation and cleavage factor homolog 4-like isoform X1 produces MEMESSRRSAMDRSREPGLKRPRLAAEDAAERDRAAVSTKRDPRLRAVGQPLDPRVPRPPRVGDREGSDDAPRGGSHQELVAQYKTALAELTFNSKPIITNLTIIAGESLHAAREIAAVVCANILEVPNEQKLPSLYLLDSIVKNIGRDYIKCFAARLPEVFCKAYKQVDSSIHSSMRHLFGTWRGVFPPASLQIIEKELDFPPITNGSSKSESSKLDSQPQRPAHSIHVNPKYLEARQRLQQSSRAKDISSDDFSGVVSTIDDAKRYDRITTVGNSRQWKNLPAKMPFYLQNVQCPQQEFINNVIHDKKRLKVIRDHEYSSDLSQELDLGIGRVGERLKDGDGHNNAGTNFTEAQLNRMNEFDVNHFYDNYQVSGSRRSNTLLSSVDLGDRDRSKLEASRSWKNSEEEEYMWDDMKTGTEYGGTNNSLKGDWHNANADRSVRMQSGKWMSLKPEHVQCNLNKVNDAFPRLVKTNKGESKVLPYEANDILNKQDFFEKLRPSSAVYDTNLGLRTEASSNSLSQRKASSEHHSSSFWTSHELPASLVGLDKNCSRAGQPEGQSLSFSAGLSTSISSSLPLPGLCSSVPSSTLGLHANIPGSSGTFGQQWQQTLQLPSLSSDLTPSSTSIQQWKPHNSIDPDRLRSHLFSQTGHKPLHLAGSVDFVSGKSHAQPLGASQSEITQHLEDLFDPTTSTSYNQPRDCPPLIQQSQYNLSQWQAATQSQPSRTETETQPSLRSETESQPSYQTEKLSPLPPGLGTHQAEKDSCTSHSNDPAVRQPHTSSLLAAIMKSGGLLPNNSISNLQKPSVQPPLPVGPPPIQVTSAAPSNTPSVFPPLSLDDTPDLKPPQFGDTIPPLPPGPPPPSSSSVAVNSDNSKTSGANVNSLSSLLSSLVAKGLISSSSTELPTTSTAKLVDKAKDQCIGFPSNSMEQVPSFLTTASGIPPISTEDPATSNSVAGAALSQSSAALSQSSAAELKNLVGFEFKSEIMRRFHPLVLTSLFDDLKHQCNICGLRFRLQEQLQCHLDWHAPKKSEMSNFNQTYRKWFPEMSDWVNGPVGPQSSLEAAISLEEVAPYEEESEPMVPADESQCLCALCGEPFEDIFSESRDEWMYKGTVYLELQNKQDTASNMDGPADQLPIVHAHCMSQWSA; encoded by the exons ATGGAAATGGAGAGCTCCCGTAGATCCGCCATGGACCGTTCCCGAGAACCGGGCTTGAAGCGGCCTCGATTGGCGGCGGAGGACGCGGCGGAGAGGGATCGCGCTGCCGTCTCCACCAAACGCGACCCTCGGCTCAGGGCCGTCGGCCAGCCGCTGGATCCCAGGGTTCCCAGGCCTCCTCGGGTGGGGGACAGGGAAGGGAGCGACGATGCGCCGAGAGGAGGGTCGCATCAAGAGCTTGTGGCGCAGTACAAGACGGCGCTTGCGGAGCTAACATTCAATTCCAAGCCTATCATCACTAATCTGACTATTATCGCGGGAGAGAGTCTTCATGCCGCTAGGGAAATTGCTGCCGTCGTCTGCGCCAACATCCTCGAG GTACCCAATGAACAAAAGTTGCCATCCCTGTATCTCCTAGATAGTATTGTGAAGAATATTGGAAGAGATTATATCAAATGTTTTGCTGCAAGGCTACCTGAG GTCTTCTGCAAGGCTTATAAACAGGTTGATTCTTCTATTCATTCGAGTATGAGACATCTGTTTGGGACATGGAGAGGAGTCTTCCCCCCTGCCTCACTTCAGATAATTGAAAAAGAACTTGACTTCCCACCAATCACCAATGGTTCATCGAAATCTGAATCATCAAAACTTGATTCCCAACCACAGCGTCCAGCCCACAGCATTCACGTGAATCCAAAGTACCTGGAGGCAAGACAGCGGCTTCAACAATCATCTAGG GCCAAGGACATAAGCAGTGATGATTTCAGTGGTGTGGTTAGTACAATTGATGATGCAAAGAGGTATGACAGAATCACTACGGTAGGAAATTCAAGGCAATGGAAAAATCTACCTGCTAAAATGCCT TTCTATTTGCAGAATGTGCAATGTCCTCAACAGGAATTCATTAACAATGTCATCCATGATAAAAAAAGGCTTAAAGTTATTAGAGATCATGAATATTCTTCTGATCTTTCACAAGAGTTGGACCTTGGAATTGGAAGAGTTGGTGAGAGGCTTAAAGACGGTGATGGGCACAACAATGCTGGTACCAATTTTACTGAAGCACAGCTTAACAGAATGAATGAATTTgatgtaaatcatttttatgataattatcaAGTCTCTGGATCTAGACGATCTAATACTCTGCTAAGTTCAGTAGATTTAGGTGATAGAGATAGAAGCAAGTTAGAAGCCTCTAGAAGCTGGAAGAACTCTGAGGAGGAAGAGTATATGTGGGATGACATGAAAACAGGAACAGAGTATGGAGGTACCAACAACTCACTCAAAGGTGATTGGCATAATGCCAATGCTGATAGGTCTGTTAGAATGCAAAGTGGAAAGTGGATGTCTTTGAAGCCAGAGCATGTGCAATGCAACTTGAACAAAGTCAATGATGCTTTCCCTCGATTAGTGAAGACTAATAAGGGTGAAAGCAAAGTGCTGCCTTATGAG GCTAATGATATTCTCAACAAGCAGGATTTTTTTGAGAAGCTTCGACCATCATCTGCTGTTTATGACACTAATTTGGGATTACGTACAGAGGCTTCTTCAAATTCACTATCACAACGGAAGGCTTCATCAGAACACCATTCCTCATCTTTCTGGACCTCCCATGAGTTACCAGCATCTTTGGTTGGATTAGATAAAAATTGCTCAAGGGCTGGTCAACCAGAAGGACAATCGCTCTCTTTCAGTGCTGGTTTATCTACAAGCATTAGTTCATCTTTGCCACTGCCTGGGCTGTGTTCTTCTGTGCCGTCTTCAACTTTGGGCCTTCATGCTAATATCCCAGGGTCAAGCGGAACTTTTGGACAGCAGTGGCAGCAAACTTTGCAGCTTCCATCACTGTCTTCAGATTTAACTCCATCTTCAACATCCATTCAACAATGGAAACCACATAACTCAATTGATCCTGATCGTCTTCGATCTCATTTGTTCTCTCAAACTGGTCATAAGCCTTTGCATCTAGCAGGTTccgtggattttgtttcaggtaaAAGTCATGCTCAACCACTTGGTGCATCCCAATCAGAGATTACTCAGCACCTTGAAGACTTATTTGATCCTACTACGTCAACATCCTATAATCAGCCAAGGGATTGTCCCCCTCTCATACAGCAATCACAATATAATCTATCTCAATGGCAGGCAGCAACACAGTCTCAGCCCTCTCGAACTGAAACCGAGACTCAACCTTCCCTTCGGAGTGAAACAGAGTCTCAACCTTCCTATCAGACTGAGAAACTGTCACCTCTGCCCCCGGGTCTTGGAACTCATCAGGCTGAAAAAGATTCTTGCACAAGCCACTCAAATGATCCTGCTGTAAGACAGCCTCACACAAGTAGTTTATTGGCTGCAATTATGAAAAGTGGTGGTCTGTTACCGAATAATTCAATCAGCAACCTTCAAAAGCCAAGTGTACAGCCTCCTTTGCCTGTTGGACCTCCTCCTATCCAAGTTACATCAGCTGCTCCTTCAAACACTCCATCGGTTTTCCCTCCACTTTCCCTTGATGATACACCTGATCTGAAGCCACCCCAATTTGGAGATACGATACCACCCCTACCACCTGGCCCTCCTCCACCTTCCTCATCCTCGGTAGCTGTGAACTCAGACAACTCGAAGACGTCTGGAGCCAATGTGAATTCACTTTCAAGTCTTCTGAGTTCATTAGTTGCAAAAGGTttgatatcctcatcatcaacTGAGTTGCCAACTACATCTACAGCTAAGCTGGTTGATAAGGCCAAGGATCAGTGTATTGGCTTTCCTAGCAACAGTATGGAGCAAGTTCCTTCATTCTTAACTACCGCATCAGGTATTCCTCCAATTTCTACAGAAGATCCTGCTACATCAAACTCAGTTGCAGGTGCTGCATTATCACAATCCAGTGCTGCATTATCACAATCCAGTGCTGCTGAGTTGAAGAACCTTGTAGGCTTTGAGTTCAAATCAGAAATTATGCGTCGATTTCATCCTTTGGTGCTTACAAGCCTATTCGATGATCTAAAACATCAATGCAACATATGTGGTCTGAGGTTCAGACTTCAAGAGCAGCTCCAATGTCATCTAGATTGGCATGCGCCAAAGAAGTCTGAAATGAGCAACTTTAACCAAACGTATAGAAAATGGTTCCCAGAGATGAGTGATTGGGTCAATGGTCCTGTTGGACCACAAAGTTCTTTGGAGGCAGCAATATCGCTGGAGGAAGTTGCCCCATATGAAGAGGAATCTGAACCCATGGTTCCCGCAGACGAGAGCCAATGTTTGTGTGCATTATGTGGAGAACCATTTGAAGATATTTTCTCTGAATCAAGAGATGAATGGATGTACAAGGGGACTGTATACTTGGAACTACAAAATAAGCAAGATACTGCAAGTAATATGGATGGACCAGCTGACCAACTTCCTATTGTGCATGCTCATTGTATGTCGCAGTGGTCCGCCTGA
- the LOC135585546 gene encoding polyadenylation and cleavage factor homolog 4-like isoform X3, which translates to MEMESSRRSAMDRSREPGLKRPRLAAEDAAERDRAAVSTKRDPRLRAVGQPLDPRVPRPPRVGDREGSDDAPRGGSHQELVAQYKTALAELTFNSKPIITNLTIIAGESLHAAREIAAVVCANILEVPNEQKLPSLYLLDSIVKNIGRDYIKCFAARLPEVFCKAYKQVDSSIHSSMRHLFGTWRGVFPPASLQIIEKELDFPPITNGSSKSESSKLDSQPQRPAHSIHVNPKYLEARQRLQQSSRAKDISSDDFSGVVSTIDDAKRYDRITTVGNSRQWKNLPAKMPFYLQNVQCPQQEFINNVIHDKKRLKVIRDHEYSSDLSQELDLGIGRVGERLKDGDGHNNAGTNFTEAQLNRMNEFDVNHFYDNYQVSGSRRSNTLLSSVDLGDRDRSKLEASRSWKNSEEEEYMWDDMKTGTEYGGTNNSLKGDWHNANADRSVRMQSGKWMSLKPEHVQCNLNKVNDAFPRLVKTNKGESKVLPYEDFFEKLRPSSAVYDTNLGLRTEASSNSLSQRKASSEHHSSSFWTSHELPASLVGLDKNCSRAGQPEGQSLSFSAGLSTSISSSLPLPGLCSSVPSSTLGLHANIPGSSGTFGQQWQQTLQLPSLSSDLTPSSTSIQQWKPHNSIDPDRLRSHLFSQTGHKPLHLAGSVDFVSGKSHAQPLGASQSEITQHLEDLFDPTTSTSYNQPRDCPPLIQQSQYNLSQWQAATQSQPSRTETETQPSLRSETESQPSYQTEKLSPLPPGLGTHQAEKDSCTSHSNDPAVRQPHTSSLLAAIMKSGGLLPNNSISNLQKPSVQPPLPVGPPPIQVTSAAPSNTPSVFPPLSLDDTPDLKPPQFGDTIPPLPPGPPPPSSSSVAVNSDNSKTSGANVNSLSSLLSSLVAKGLISSSSTELPTTSTAKLVDKAKDQCIGFPSNSMEQVPSFLTTASGIPPISTEDPATSNSVAGAALSQSSAALSQSSAAELKNLVGFEFKSEIMRRFHPLVLTSLFDDLKHQCNICGLRFRLQEQLQCHLDWHAPKKSEMSNFNQTYRKWFPEMSDWVNGPVGPQSSLEAAISLEEVAPYEEESEPMVPADESQCLCALCGEPFEDIFSESRDEWMYKGTVYLELQNKQDTASNMDGPADQLPIVHAHCMSQWSA; encoded by the exons ATGGAAATGGAGAGCTCCCGTAGATCCGCCATGGACCGTTCCCGAGAACCGGGCTTGAAGCGGCCTCGATTGGCGGCGGAGGACGCGGCGGAGAGGGATCGCGCTGCCGTCTCCACCAAACGCGACCCTCGGCTCAGGGCCGTCGGCCAGCCGCTGGATCCCAGGGTTCCCAGGCCTCCTCGGGTGGGGGACAGGGAAGGGAGCGACGATGCGCCGAGAGGAGGGTCGCATCAAGAGCTTGTGGCGCAGTACAAGACGGCGCTTGCGGAGCTAACATTCAATTCCAAGCCTATCATCACTAATCTGACTATTATCGCGGGAGAGAGTCTTCATGCCGCTAGGGAAATTGCTGCCGTCGTCTGCGCCAACATCCTCGAG GTACCCAATGAACAAAAGTTGCCATCCCTGTATCTCCTAGATAGTATTGTGAAGAATATTGGAAGAGATTATATCAAATGTTTTGCTGCAAGGCTACCTGAG GTCTTCTGCAAGGCTTATAAACAGGTTGATTCTTCTATTCATTCGAGTATGAGACATCTGTTTGGGACATGGAGAGGAGTCTTCCCCCCTGCCTCACTTCAGATAATTGAAAAAGAACTTGACTTCCCACCAATCACCAATGGTTCATCGAAATCTGAATCATCAAAACTTGATTCCCAACCACAGCGTCCAGCCCACAGCATTCACGTGAATCCAAAGTACCTGGAGGCAAGACAGCGGCTTCAACAATCATCTAGG GCCAAGGACATAAGCAGTGATGATTTCAGTGGTGTGGTTAGTACAATTGATGATGCAAAGAGGTATGACAGAATCACTACGGTAGGAAATTCAAGGCAATGGAAAAATCTACCTGCTAAAATGCCT TTCTATTTGCAGAATGTGCAATGTCCTCAACAGGAATTCATTAACAATGTCATCCATGATAAAAAAAGGCTTAAAGTTATTAGAGATCATGAATATTCTTCTGATCTTTCACAAGAGTTGGACCTTGGAATTGGAAGAGTTGGTGAGAGGCTTAAAGACGGTGATGGGCACAACAATGCTGGTACCAATTTTACTGAAGCACAGCTTAACAGAATGAATGAATTTgatgtaaatcatttttatgataattatcaAGTCTCTGGATCTAGACGATCTAATACTCTGCTAAGTTCAGTAGATTTAGGTGATAGAGATAGAAGCAAGTTAGAAGCCTCTAGAAGCTGGAAGAACTCTGAGGAGGAAGAGTATATGTGGGATGACATGAAAACAGGAACAGAGTATGGAGGTACCAACAACTCACTCAAAGGTGATTGGCATAATGCCAATGCTGATAGGTCTGTTAGAATGCAAAGTGGAAAGTGGATGTCTTTGAAGCCAGAGCATGTGCAATGCAACTTGAACAAAGTCAATGATGCTTTCCCTCGATTAGTGAAGACTAATAAGGGTGAAAGCAAAGTGCTGCCTTATGAG GATTTTTTTGAGAAGCTTCGACCATCATCTGCTGTTTATGACACTAATTTGGGATTACGTACAGAGGCTTCTTCAAATTCACTATCACAACGGAAGGCTTCATCAGAACACCATTCCTCATCTTTCTGGACCTCCCATGAGTTACCAGCATCTTTGGTTGGATTAGATAAAAATTGCTCAAGGGCTGGTCAACCAGAAGGACAATCGCTCTCTTTCAGTGCTGGTTTATCTACAAGCATTAGTTCATCTTTGCCACTGCCTGGGCTGTGTTCTTCTGTGCCGTCTTCAACTTTGGGCCTTCATGCTAATATCCCAGGGTCAAGCGGAACTTTTGGACAGCAGTGGCAGCAAACTTTGCAGCTTCCATCACTGTCTTCAGATTTAACTCCATCTTCAACATCCATTCAACAATGGAAACCACATAACTCAATTGATCCTGATCGTCTTCGATCTCATTTGTTCTCTCAAACTGGTCATAAGCCTTTGCATCTAGCAGGTTccgtggattttgtttcaggtaaAAGTCATGCTCAACCACTTGGTGCATCCCAATCAGAGATTACTCAGCACCTTGAAGACTTATTTGATCCTACTACGTCAACATCCTATAATCAGCCAAGGGATTGTCCCCCTCTCATACAGCAATCACAATATAATCTATCTCAATGGCAGGCAGCAACACAGTCTCAGCCCTCTCGAACTGAAACCGAGACTCAACCTTCCCTTCGGAGTGAAACAGAGTCTCAACCTTCCTATCAGACTGAGAAACTGTCACCTCTGCCCCCGGGTCTTGGAACTCATCAGGCTGAAAAAGATTCTTGCACAAGCCACTCAAATGATCCTGCTGTAAGACAGCCTCACACAAGTAGTTTATTGGCTGCAATTATGAAAAGTGGTGGTCTGTTACCGAATAATTCAATCAGCAACCTTCAAAAGCCAAGTGTACAGCCTCCTTTGCCTGTTGGACCTCCTCCTATCCAAGTTACATCAGCTGCTCCTTCAAACACTCCATCGGTTTTCCCTCCACTTTCCCTTGATGATACACCTGATCTGAAGCCACCCCAATTTGGAGATACGATACCACCCCTACCACCTGGCCCTCCTCCACCTTCCTCATCCTCGGTAGCTGTGAACTCAGACAACTCGAAGACGTCTGGAGCCAATGTGAATTCACTTTCAAGTCTTCTGAGTTCATTAGTTGCAAAAGGTttgatatcctcatcatcaacTGAGTTGCCAACTACATCTACAGCTAAGCTGGTTGATAAGGCCAAGGATCAGTGTATTGGCTTTCCTAGCAACAGTATGGAGCAAGTTCCTTCATTCTTAACTACCGCATCAGGTATTCCTCCAATTTCTACAGAAGATCCTGCTACATCAAACTCAGTTGCAGGTGCTGCATTATCACAATCCAGTGCTGCATTATCACAATCCAGTGCTGCTGAGTTGAAGAACCTTGTAGGCTTTGAGTTCAAATCAGAAATTATGCGTCGATTTCATCCTTTGGTGCTTACAAGCCTATTCGATGATCTAAAACATCAATGCAACATATGTGGTCTGAGGTTCAGACTTCAAGAGCAGCTCCAATGTCATCTAGATTGGCATGCGCCAAAGAAGTCTGAAATGAGCAACTTTAACCAAACGTATAGAAAATGGTTCCCAGAGATGAGTGATTGGGTCAATGGTCCTGTTGGACCACAAAGTTCTTTGGAGGCAGCAATATCGCTGGAGGAAGTTGCCCCATATGAAGAGGAATCTGAACCCATGGTTCCCGCAGACGAGAGCCAATGTTTGTGTGCATTATGTGGAGAACCATTTGAAGATATTTTCTCTGAATCAAGAGATGAATGGATGTACAAGGGGACTGTATACTTGGAACTACAAAATAAGCAAGATACTGCAAGTAATATGGATGGACCAGCTGACCAACTTCCTATTGTGCATGCTCATTGTATGTCGCAGTGGTCCGCCTGA
- the LOC135585546 gene encoding polyadenylation and cleavage factor homolog 4-like isoform X4: MEMESSRRSAMDRSREPGLKRPRLAAEDAAERDRAAVSTKRDPRLRAVGQPLDPRVPRPPRVGDREGSDDAPRGGSHQELVAQYKTALAELTFNSKPIITNLTIIAGESLHAAREIAAVVCANILEVPNEQKLPSLYLLDSIVKNIGRDYIKCFAARLPEVFCKAYKQVDSSIHSSMRHLFGTWRGVFPPASLQIIEKELDFPPITNGSSKSESSKLDSQPQRPAHSIHVNPKYLEARQRLQQSSRAKDISSDDFSGVVSTIDDAKRYDRITTVGNSRQWKNLPAKMPFYLQNVQCPQQEFINNVIHDKKRLKVIRDHEYSSDLSQELDLGIGRVGERLKDGDGHNNAVDLGDRDRSKLEASRSWKNSEEEEYMWDDMKTGTEYGGTNNSLKGDWHNANADRSVRMQSGKWMSLKPEHVQCNLNKVNDAFPRLVKTNKGESKVLPYEANDILNKQDFFEKLRPSSAVYDTNLGLRTEASSNSLSQRKASSEHHSSSFWTSHELPASLVGLDKNCSRAGQPEGQSLSFSAGLSTSISSSLPLPGLCSSVPSSTLGLHANIPGSSGTFGQQWQQTLQLPSLSSDLTPSSTSIQQWKPHNSIDPDRLRSHLFSQTGHKPLHLAGSVDFVSGKSHAQPLGASQSEITQHLEDLFDPTTSTSYNQPRDCPPLIQQSQYNLSQWQAATQSQPSRTETETQPSLRSETESQPSYQTEKLSPLPPGLGTHQAEKDSCTSHSNDPAVRQPHTSSLLAAIMKSGGLLPNNSISNLQKPSVQPPLPVGPPPIQVTSAAPSNTPSVFPPLSLDDTPDLKPPQFGDTIPPLPPGPPPPSSSSVAVNSDNSKTSGANVNSLSSLLSSLVAKGLISSSSTELPTTSTAKLVDKAKDQCIGFPSNSMEQVPSFLTTASGIPPISTEDPATSNSVAGAALSQSSAALSQSSAAELKNLVGFEFKSEIMRRFHPLVLTSLFDDLKHQCNICGLRFRLQEQLQCHLDWHAPKKSEMSNFNQTYRKWFPEMSDWVNGPVGPQSSLEAAISLEEVAPYEEESEPMVPADESQCLCALCGEPFEDIFSESRDEWMYKGTVYLELQNKQDTASNMDGPADQLPIVHAHCMSQWSA; this comes from the exons ATGGAAATGGAGAGCTCCCGTAGATCCGCCATGGACCGTTCCCGAGAACCGGGCTTGAAGCGGCCTCGATTGGCGGCGGAGGACGCGGCGGAGAGGGATCGCGCTGCCGTCTCCACCAAACGCGACCCTCGGCTCAGGGCCGTCGGCCAGCCGCTGGATCCCAGGGTTCCCAGGCCTCCTCGGGTGGGGGACAGGGAAGGGAGCGACGATGCGCCGAGAGGAGGGTCGCATCAAGAGCTTGTGGCGCAGTACAAGACGGCGCTTGCGGAGCTAACATTCAATTCCAAGCCTATCATCACTAATCTGACTATTATCGCGGGAGAGAGTCTTCATGCCGCTAGGGAAATTGCTGCCGTCGTCTGCGCCAACATCCTCGAG GTACCCAATGAACAAAAGTTGCCATCCCTGTATCTCCTAGATAGTATTGTGAAGAATATTGGAAGAGATTATATCAAATGTTTTGCTGCAAGGCTACCTGAG GTCTTCTGCAAGGCTTATAAACAGGTTGATTCTTCTATTCATTCGAGTATGAGACATCTGTTTGGGACATGGAGAGGAGTCTTCCCCCCTGCCTCACTTCAGATAATTGAAAAAGAACTTGACTTCCCACCAATCACCAATGGTTCATCGAAATCTGAATCATCAAAACTTGATTCCCAACCACAGCGTCCAGCCCACAGCATTCACGTGAATCCAAAGTACCTGGAGGCAAGACAGCGGCTTCAACAATCATCTAGG GCCAAGGACATAAGCAGTGATGATTTCAGTGGTGTGGTTAGTACAATTGATGATGCAAAGAGGTATGACAGAATCACTACGGTAGGAAATTCAAGGCAATGGAAAAATCTACCTGCTAAAATGCCT TTCTATTTGCAGAATGTGCAATGTCCTCAACAGGAATTCATTAACAATGTCATCCATGATAAAAAAAGGCTTAAAGTTATTAGAGATCATGAATATTCTTCTGATCTTTCACAAGAGTTGGACCTTGGAATTGGAAGAGTTGGTGAGAGGCTTAAAGACGGTGATGGGCACAACAATGCTG TAGATTTAGGTGATAGAGATAGAAGCAAGTTAGAAGCCTCTAGAAGCTGGAAGAACTCTGAGGAGGAAGAGTATATGTGGGATGACATGAAAACAGGAACAGAGTATGGAGGTACCAACAACTCACTCAAAGGTGATTGGCATAATGCCAATGCTGATAGGTCTGTTAGAATGCAAAGTGGAAAGTGGATGTCTTTGAAGCCAGAGCATGTGCAATGCAACTTGAACAAAGTCAATGATGCTTTCCCTCGATTAGTGAAGACTAATAAGGGTGAAAGCAAAGTGCTGCCTTATGAG GCTAATGATATTCTCAACAAGCAGGATTTTTTTGAGAAGCTTCGACCATCATCTGCTGTTTATGACACTAATTTGGGATTACGTACAGAGGCTTCTTCAAATTCACTATCACAACGGAAGGCTTCATCAGAACACCATTCCTCATCTTTCTGGACCTCCCATGAGTTACCAGCATCTTTGGTTGGATTAGATAAAAATTGCTCAAGGGCTGGTCAACCAGAAGGACAATCGCTCTCTTTCAGTGCTGGTTTATCTACAAGCATTAGTTCATCTTTGCCACTGCCTGGGCTGTGTTCTTCTGTGCCGTCTTCAACTTTGGGCCTTCATGCTAATATCCCAGGGTCAAGCGGAACTTTTGGACAGCAGTGGCAGCAAACTTTGCAGCTTCCATCACTGTCTTCAGATTTAACTCCATCTTCAACATCCATTCAACAATGGAAACCACATAACTCAATTGATCCTGATCGTCTTCGATCTCATTTGTTCTCTCAAACTGGTCATAAGCCTTTGCATCTAGCAGGTTccgtggattttgtttcaggtaaAAGTCATGCTCAACCACTTGGTGCATCCCAATCAGAGATTACTCAGCACCTTGAAGACTTATTTGATCCTACTACGTCAACATCCTATAATCAGCCAAGGGATTGTCCCCCTCTCATACAGCAATCACAATATAATCTATCTCAATGGCAGGCAGCAACACAGTCTCAGCCCTCTCGAACTGAAACCGAGACTCAACCTTCCCTTCGGAGTGAAACAGAGTCTCAACCTTCCTATCAGACTGAGAAACTGTCACCTCTGCCCCCGGGTCTTGGAACTCATCAGGCTGAAAAAGATTCTTGCACAAGCCACTCAAATGATCCTGCTGTAAGACAGCCTCACACAAGTAGTTTATTGGCTGCAATTATGAAAAGTGGTGGTCTGTTACCGAATAATTCAATCAGCAACCTTCAAAAGCCAAGTGTACAGCCTCCTTTGCCTGTTGGACCTCCTCCTATCCAAGTTACATCAGCTGCTCCTTCAAACACTCCATCGGTTTTCCCTCCACTTTCCCTTGATGATACACCTGATCTGAAGCCACCCCAATTTGGAGATACGATACCACCCCTACCACCTGGCCCTCCTCCACCTTCCTCATCCTCGGTAGCTGTGAACTCAGACAACTCGAAGACGTCTGGAGCCAATGTGAATTCACTTTCAAGTCTTCTGAGTTCATTAGTTGCAAAAGGTttgatatcctcatcatcaacTGAGTTGCCAACTACATCTACAGCTAAGCTGGTTGATAAGGCCAAGGATCAGTGTATTGGCTTTCCTAGCAACAGTATGGAGCAAGTTCCTTCATTCTTAACTACCGCATCAGGTATTCCTCCAATTTCTACAGAAGATCCTGCTACATCAAACTCAGTTGCAGGTGCTGCATTATCACAATCCAGTGCTGCATTATCACAATCCAGTGCTGCTGAGTTGAAGAACCTTGTAGGCTTTGAGTTCAAATCAGAAATTATGCGTCGATTTCATCCTTTGGTGCTTACAAGCCTATTCGATGATCTAAAACATCAATGCAACATATGTGGTCTGAGGTTCAGACTTCAAGAGCAGCTCCAATGTCATCTAGATTGGCATGCGCCAAAGAAGTCTGAAATGAGCAACTTTAACCAAACGTATAGAAAATGGTTCCCAGAGATGAGTGATTGGGTCAATGGTCCTGTTGGACCACAAAGTTCTTTGGAGGCAGCAATATCGCTGGAGGAAGTTGCCCCATATGAAGAGGAATCTGAACCCATGGTTCCCGCAGACGAGAGCCAATGTTTGTGTGCATTATGTGGAGAACCATTTGAAGATATTTTCTCTGAATCAAGAGATGAATGGATGTACAAGGGGACTGTATACTTGGAACTACAAAATAAGCAAGATACTGCAAGTAATATGGATGGACCAGCTGACCAACTTCCTATTGTGCATGCTCATTGTATGTCGCAGTGGTCCGCCTGA